A part of Denitratisoma oestradiolicum genomic DNA contains:
- a CDS encoding helix-turn-helix domain-containing protein, giving the protein MRRFNCPLYFSQPKNIVVFDINRLQDPISLANEEVFKLCERQCQLLVSQKEDRDLLSNRIRNYLVKNPGKFPSLEDMAERLNMGSRTLRRWLVRENVTYQQILDDTRRELAIQYLQYTSLTPKEIGFILGYSSVSNFRRAFKSWTSKKLTDFRDNDSDSDDSDEE; this is encoded by the coding sequence ATGCGGCGCTTCAATTGCCCCCTGTATTTCAGCCAGCCGAAGAACATCGTGGTCTTCGACATCAACCGGCTCCAGGACCCCATCAGCCTCGCCAACGAGGAGGTCTTCAAGCTCTGCGAGCGTCAGTGCCAACTGCTGGTGTCCCAAAAGGAAGACCGGGACCTGCTCTCCAACCGGATCCGCAACTACCTGGTCAAGAACCCCGGCAAGTTCCCCTCCCTCGAGGACATGGCCGAGCGCCTCAACATGGGCTCCCGCACCCTCCGCCGATGGCTCGTCCGCGAAAACGTCACCTACCAACAGATCCTCGACGACACCCGCCGCGAACTCGCCATCCAGTACCTCCAGTACACCTCCCTCACCCCCAAGGAAATCGGCTTCATCCTCGGCTACTCCTCCGTCTCCAACTTCCGTAGAGCATTCAAATCATGGACCAGCAAAAAACTCACCGACTTCAGAGACAACGACTCAGACTCGGACGACAGTGACGAGGAATGA
- a CDS encoding electron transfer flavoprotein subunit alpha/FixB family protein encodes MTVVLCTWGNTLEGGTEEALTLARQFAAANGAALNWVVIGPAANDAAQIAGQYGVASLDVISDAKLAGFGPDALVASLAQYCEQIKPTTVLFNQSAPARLIAPRLAGRLNVPVVMNTFALAQAGNTLSVTATAFGGDTHVVYQLAAPVKVISVVTTSLVAEAAATATTPARRDIAVDLSAVEERFKVTSAPRAEGPRLEDAEIIVSGGRGLASAANYDALVKPLAEALGGMWGGSRAIVDEGWIDSSRQVGLTGKITRPGLYLAAGISGASQHMAGCSAAKTIVAINKDKDASIYRYARYGIVADCLDVLPELIKAIKA; translated from the coding sequence ATGACAGTGGTTCTATGTACCTGGGGTAACACCCTCGAGGGTGGCACGGAAGAAGCCCTCACCCTGGCCCGGCAGTTCGCCGCCGCCAATGGCGCGGCCCTGAACTGGGTGGTGATCGGCCCCGCCGCCAACGACGCGGCCCAGATCGCCGGCCAGTACGGCGTGGCCAGCCTGGATGTGATCAGCGACGCCAAGCTCGCCGGTTTCGGCCCGGATGCCCTGGTGGCCTCCCTGGCCCAGTATTGCGAGCAGATCAAACCCACCACCGTGCTCTTCAACCAGAGCGCCCCGGCCCGCCTGATCGCCCCGCGCCTGGCCGGCCGGCTGAATGTGCCGGTGGTGATGAACACCTTCGCCCTGGCCCAGGCCGGCAACACCCTGTCCGTGACCGCCACCGCCTTCGGTGGCGACACCCATGTGGTCTATCAACTGGCCGCGCCGGTAAAGGTGATCTCCGTGGTCACCACCTCCCTGGTGGCGGAAGCCGCTGCGACCGCCACGACGCCGGCCCGGCGCGACATCGCCGTGGATCTGTCGGCGGTGGAAGAACGCTTCAAGGTCACCTCCGCCCCCCGGGCCGAGGGACCCCGTCTGGAAGATGCCGAGATCATCGTCTCCGGCGGACGTGGCCTGGCCAGTGCCGCCAACTACGATGCCCTGGTGAAGCCCCTGGCCGAAGCCCTGGGCGGCATGTGGGGCGGCTCCCGTGCCATCGTGGACGAGGGCTGGATCGACTCCTCCCGCCAGGTGGGCCTGACCGGCAAGATCACCCGCCCGGGCCTGTATCTGGCGGCGGGCATTTCCGGCGCCAGCCAGCACATGGCCGGCTGTTCCGCCGCCAAGACCATCGTCGCCATCAACAAGGACAAGGACGCCTCCATCTACCGCTACGCCCGTTACGGCATCGTGGCGGACTGCCTGGATGTGTTGCCCGAACTGATCAAGGCTATCAAAGCTTAA
- a CDS encoding Zn-ribbon domain-containing OB-fold protein, which translates to MSEQRVPAVPGLFTEEGGAKIFGNRCTSCNTPYFPKAAACHNPRCAESKMEDTTFGGQGVIWSYSVADFPPPPPHKFDKPFKSYAIGVVDLDCGLRLVGQMVDPAEKVQVGAQVELVIDTLYHEDDKAFTSWKFKLV; encoded by the coding sequence ATGAGCGAACAACGCGTACCCGCCGTACCGGGGCTGTTTACCGAAGAGGGCGGCGCCAAGATTTTTGGCAACCGCTGCACCAGCTGCAACACGCCTTACTTCCCCAAGGCGGCGGCCTGCCACAATCCCCGTTGTGCCGAATCGAAGATGGAAGACACGACCTTCGGTGGTCAGGGCGTGATCTGGAGCTACTCGGTGGCGGACTTCCCGCCGCCGCCGCCCCACAAGTTCGACAAGCCCTTCAAGTCCTACGCCATCGGCGTGGTGGATCTGGACTGCGGTCTGCGCCTGGTGGGCCAGATGGTGGATCCCGCGGAGAAGGTGCAGGTGGGCGCCCAGGTGGAGTTGGTGATCGATACCCTCTACCACGAGGACGACAAGGCGTTCACCTCCTGGAAGTTCAAACTGGTTTAA
- a CDS encoding thiolase C-terminal domain-containing protein, which produces MQEVAVLGVGIHRFGKTGDDIVGTKSVTELCRAAVEMALKDAGVSWNQIQAVAAASSRFSGGKGWGLNGNDIVEEMGSTGIPVYNMSAGCAAGGNAFNVGYALVAGGVYDMVLVMGGEVMPKGMIQTSGVEEATDPEFLRQRCIGMPGPSFWATLARRRMFDYGTTEEQYAKIVVKARKNSVGNPFARFQKEVSLAEVLASPYVSNPLRLFEICPVSNGAAAVVICSQAKARQFSAKPITVATSTVATVDFSDALPRGLSGPSPSGPSFHTESKAAVMRAFEQSGIGPKDVSFTELQDNCCYYELAYPEEWGLCAPGEAERLLEAGEYAPTGKMPINPSGGFVSFGEATTAMGVWQIAELTLQLRGQAGSHQVPNAKVGLAQTNGLGGNATAAILKR; this is translated from the coding sequence ATGCAAGAAGTTGCTGTTCTGGGCGTAGGTATCCATCGCTTCGGCAAGACCGGGGACGATATCGTCGGCACCAAGTCCGTCACCGAGCTGTGCCGCGCTGCCGTGGAAATGGCCTTGAAGGATGCCGGAGTGTCCTGGAACCAGATCCAGGCCGTGGCCGCCGCCAGTTCCCGTTTCTCCGGGGGCAAGGGTTGGGGCCTGAACGGAAACGACATCGTCGAGGAAATGGGTTCCACCGGGATTCCGGTCTATAACATGTCCGCCGGCTGTGCCGCCGGGGGCAACGCCTTCAACGTGGGTTACGCCCTGGTGGCCGGCGGTGTCTACGACATGGTGCTGGTGATGGGCGGCGAAGTGATGCCCAAGGGCATGATCCAGACCTCCGGCGTGGAAGAAGCCACGGACCCCGAGTTCCTGCGCCAGCGCTGCATCGGCATGCCCGGCCCGTCCTTCTGGGCCACCCTGGCCCGCCGTCGCATGTTCGACTACGGCACCACGGAAGAGCAGTACGCCAAGATCGTGGTCAAGGCCCGCAAGAACTCCGTGGGCAACCCCTTCGCCCGCTTCCAGAAGGAAGTGTCCCTGGCCGAGGTGCTGGCCTCCCCCTACGTGAGCAATCCCCTGCGCCTGTTCGAGATCTGCCCGGTGTCCAACGGCGCCGCCGCGGTGGTGATCTGCTCCCAGGCCAAGGCCCGCCAGTTCTCGGCCAAACCGATCACGGTGGCCACCTCCACTGTGGCGACGGTGGACTTCTCCGACGCGCTGCCCCGGGGCCTGTCCGGCCCGTCCCCCAGCGGCCCGAGCTTCCATACCGAATCCAAGGCCGCAGTGATGCGGGCTTTCGAGCAGTCCGGCATCGGTCCCAAGGACGTGAGCTTCACCGAACTCCAGGACAACTGCTGCTACTACGAGCTGGCCTATCCCGAGGAGTGGGGCCTGTGCGCCCCCGGCGAGGCCGAGCGCCTGCTCGAAGCCGGCGAGTACGCCCCCACCGGCAAGATGCCCATCAACCCCTCCGGCGGCTTCGTCTCCTTCGGCGAGGCCACCACCGCCATGGGCGTCTGGCAGATCGCCGAACTCACCCTGCAGCTCCGCGGTCAGGCCGGCAGCCATCAGGTCCCCAACGCCAAGGTCGGCCTCGCCCAAACCAACGGCCTCGGCGGCAATGCCACTGCCGCTATCCTGAAACGGTAG
- a CDS encoding nitroreductase family deazaflavin-dependent oxidoreductase, translated as MSKNRDDMVKPDWIDDAGWALLKEQTASLDRIRGDAKMDVDLYKANPDGWSTGTGSRSGLPTLLLTTIGRKSGEKRTTPLVFMQDGENMVIVGSLAGHDNHPTWYINLSTNWKCWVQKDRNVMACDARDVTPAEREALWPRLDKVFPAWHYFQDQTERVFPMVILKPTGPA; from the coding sequence ATGTCAAAAAACCGTGACGACATGGTGAAACCGGATTGGATCGACGATGCAGGCTGGGCGCTGCTCAAGGAGCAGACTGCATCTCTGGATCGTATTCGTGGCGATGCCAAGATGGATGTCGACCTTTACAAGGCCAATCCGGATGGCTGGTCCACGGGCACGGGCTCACGTTCGGGGTTGCCGACCCTGCTGTTGACCACCATCGGCCGCAAATCGGGCGAGAAGCGAACCACGCCGCTGGTGTTCATGCAGGACGGCGAGAACATGGTTATCGTGGGCTCCCTGGCGGGCCATGACAATCATCCGACCTGGTACATCAATCTCAGCACCAACTGGAAGTGCTGGGTTCAGAAGGATCGCAATGTGATGGCCTGTGACGCCCGGGACGTGACCCCCGCGGAACGGGAAGCTCTATGGCCCAGGCTCGACAAGGTGTTTCCGGCTTGGCATTATTTCCAGGATCAGACTGAACGCGTCTTCCCGATGGTTATTCTCAAGCCGACGGGTCCAGCCTGA
- a CDS encoding oxidoreductase: MSNVKFEHLFTPLQVGPMQVPNRICETTNTINSSMAPGLIDENFIAHHGAKAKGGTGWIGSETWLLDVPFPPETSPEVGLSLGFAAPFAAYQSPDFLQGMKKFCDEVHKTGSVAVVQLTHLCSAWGPSPVPVIGAQDYTPHVLGEEEIEFLLNTYADAAEAAKNVGADGVEIHCAHETLGYAFLSPVTNRRTDKWGGGPEQRILYVVEALKRIRARIGDSLAVGIRIAGMEFREGGYDNLQMREMLYLIGETGLIDFADIDVGHCWGAPSYVPNSYYGHGQFRDCGKGARVDLDPKIKVLFTGRINDPVVAEELLKNGYCDLVGMVRAGIADPDFANKAREGRLSEIRRCIGCTRCIDEASEAVTIPYTPTCSINPMIGNELRWEEQFKPAATPKKVVVVGGGLAGCEAARISALRGHKVTLLEKGKRLGGQLLIASKVAGRDSFEDQVYFEENEMTRTGVEVRLNAVADMAAIKALSPDAVVIATGSLPRVPHDVTGLEQAHVVQGWDVMQGKVQTGKRVAIISQEDYYETPCVAEYLAALGKEVTVFHKSVHLGTEIARYSIGMVQKRMEEFGVTIKPGLILKAIDGNAIELVSSWGGKNYREEGFDSVVLVYASTPQCELYDQLKAEGSIKQLYLAGAAWLPRHMAESTRHGANIGLVI, translated from the coding sequence ATGAGTAACGTGAAATTCGAGCACCTTTTCACACCCTTGCAGGTGGGGCCCATGCAGGTGCCGAACCGTATTTGCGAGACCACCAATACCATCAACTCTTCGATGGCCCCCGGGCTGATCGACGAGAATTTCATCGCCCATCATGGTGCCAAGGCTAAAGGCGGAACGGGCTGGATCGGCAGCGAGACCTGGCTGCTCGACGTGCCGTTCCCGCCGGAAACCTCTCCTGAGGTCGGGCTGTCCCTCGGTTTTGCCGCTCCTTTCGCTGCCTATCAGAGCCCCGATTTTCTTCAGGGAATGAAGAAGTTCTGCGATGAAGTGCACAAGACCGGTTCCGTGGCGGTTGTTCAGCTGACCCACCTCTGCTCGGCCTGGGGCCCGTCCCCGGTGCCCGTTATTGGCGCCCAGGATTACACGCCCCATGTACTTGGCGAAGAGGAAATCGAGTTCCTCCTGAACACCTATGCGGATGCGGCCGAGGCTGCCAAAAACGTAGGCGCGGATGGCGTGGAGATTCACTGCGCCCATGAGACTCTCGGCTACGCTTTCCTGTCGCCGGTCACCAATCGGCGCACCGACAAATGGGGCGGTGGCCCTGAGCAGCGCATCCTCTACGTCGTGGAGGCCCTGAAGCGTATTCGCGCACGAATCGGCGATTCGTTGGCTGTAGGTATCCGCATCGCCGGCATGGAGTTCCGGGAGGGGGGTTACGACAATCTCCAGATGCGCGAGATGCTCTACCTGATCGGTGAAACCGGCCTGATCGACTTTGCTGACATTGATGTCGGCCATTGCTGGGGCGCGCCTTCCTACGTACCCAACTCCTACTATGGCCATGGACAGTTCCGTGACTGCGGCAAGGGGGCGCGGGTCGACCTGGACCCGAAGATCAAGGTCCTGTTCACGGGTCGCATCAACGATCCCGTCGTGGCCGAGGAACTTCTCAAGAACGGCTACTGCGATTTGGTAGGCATGGTGCGGGCCGGCATCGCCGACCCCGATTTCGCCAACAAGGCGCGCGAGGGTCGCTTGAGTGAGATCCGGCGCTGCATCGGCTGCACCCGCTGCATCGATGAGGCATCGGAAGCCGTAACCATACCTTACACGCCGACCTGCTCCATCAACCCGATGATCGGCAATGAGCTGCGCTGGGAGGAACAGTTCAAGCCGGCCGCAACCCCGAAGAAGGTGGTCGTCGTCGGTGGCGGTCTGGCCGGCTGCGAGGCCGCCAGGATCTCCGCACTGCGCGGCCACAAGGTCACGCTGCTCGAGAAGGGCAAGCGCCTGGGGGGCCAATTGCTGATCGCATCGAAGGTTGCCGGCCGGGACTCCTTCGAAGACCAGGTCTACTTTGAAGAAAATGAAATGACGCGCACCGGTGTCGAGGTACGGCTCAACGCCGTGGCAGACATGGCCGCCATCAAGGCCCTGTCACCCGATGCCGTAGTGATCGCCACGGGTTCCCTGCCCCGTGTGCCTCACGATGTCACCGGCCTGGAACAGGCCCACGTCGTGCAGGGCTGGGACGTGATGCAGGGCAAGGTGCAGACCGGCAAGCGCGTCGCCATCATCTCCCAGGAAGACTATTACGAGACTCCTTGCGTTGCCGAATACCTCGCGGCCCTGGGCAAGGAAGTGACCGTATTCCACAAGTCTGTCCATCTGGGCACGGAGATCGCTCGCTACTCTATCGGCATGGTGCAAAAGCGTATGGAAGAGTTCGGTGTGACGATCAAACCCGGCCTGATCCTCAAGGCCATTGACGGTAATGCCATCGAACTCGTTTCCTCCTGGGGGGGCAAGAACTACCGGGAGGAAGGTTTCGACAGCGTGGTGCTGGTATATGCCTCGACGCCGCAGTGCGAACTCTACGACCAGCTCAAGGCCGAAGGCAGCATCAAGCAACTCTATCTGGCAGGCGCCGCTTGGCTGCCGCGCCACATGGCAGAGTCGACACGCCATGGCGCCAACATCGGTCTGGTGATTTAA
- a CDS encoding TIGR03619 family F420-dependent LLM class oxidoreductase, protein MRFGFHLFMCDPAEHQDIARAADDCGWDCIQVADAPFFPEVISVPYPYNPDGTRFWPLDMPVLDPWVAMTNMAVATKRIRFLPSVLRLAVREPLLEAKSLFSVAALANDRVALGVGLAWMPEEFKWLHKDMKTRGARQDEAIQVLKLLMKGGMQEFHGKYFEFDRLTMAPVPKKPIPIYVGGTTSPALRRAAHYGDGWVSVIHNMEDVPAVVAELNGYRREFGRENEPFDIMMHVPNANSVDDIRRLGDLGITDLQVTPWSDPGILAEMGVGSIMRQQPPLSVKVDAIKRYADNVVSKFL, encoded by the coding sequence ATGAGATTCGGATTTCACCTGTTCATGTGCGACCCCGCTGAGCATCAAGACATTGCACGGGCGGCAGATGATTGTGGCTGGGATTGCATCCAAGTGGCTGATGCACCTTTTTTCCCCGAGGTGATCTCGGTTCCCTACCCCTACAATCCTGATGGCACGCGCTTCTGGCCTCTCGATATGCCCGTTCTGGACCCCTGGGTAGCAATGACAAACATGGCGGTGGCGACCAAGCGCATCCGTTTCCTGCCCTCTGTTCTCCGGCTGGCTGTTCGCGAGCCTTTACTGGAGGCGAAGAGTCTGTTCTCTGTGGCTGCTCTTGCCAACGATCGTGTCGCCCTGGGCGTAGGCCTGGCCTGGATGCCCGAAGAGTTCAAGTGGCTCCACAAGGACATGAAGACCCGTGGTGCGCGCCAGGATGAGGCCATTCAAGTCCTCAAGCTGCTAATGAAGGGAGGCATGCAGGAATTCCACGGCAAGTACTTTGAGTTCGACCGTCTGACCATGGCGCCTGTGCCGAAGAAGCCTATTCCAATTTACGTGGGTGGTACGACAAGCCCTGCGCTACGCCGTGCGGCCCATTACGGCGATGGATGGGTCAGCGTCATTCACAACATGGAAGATGTCCCGGCGGTAGTGGCGGAACTGAATGGTTATCGACGCGAGTTTGGGCGCGAGAACGAGCCCTTCGATATCATGATGCACGTTCCCAATGCCAACTCTGTGGACGACATTCGTCGCTTGGGGGATCTGGGCATTACCGATTTGCAAGTTACGCCTTGGAGCGACCCCGGCATCCTGGCTGAGATGGGCGTAGGCAGCATCATGCGGCAACAGCCTCCACTGTCAGTGAAGGTGGATGCCATTAAACGCTATGCTGACAACGTAGTCTCCAAGTTTCTCTAA
- a CDS encoding enoyl-CoA hydratase/isomerase family protein produces MLRNIQAHPLAAATLVQLLRHNSRASIEDGLLAESLAYAMLQGSQEFRHFLAGRGTPIRNDDEYPLLITRLGNILDITLNRPEKRNAYSAAMRDALYEALSFLAADSSLERAEVRGEGGCFCIGGDLEEFGLSTDTAQAHLIRMSRPVGLMISQLADRIEFHVHRACIGSGIELPAFAKRVTATADTFFQLPEITMGLIPGAGGTVSILRRIGRQRMAQWALSARRIKAATALEWGLIDAVV; encoded by the coding sequence ATGTTGCGGAATATCCAAGCCCATCCCCTGGCTGCCGCCACCCTGGTGCAATTGCTGCGCCACAACAGCCGGGCCAGTATAGAGGACGGCCTGCTGGCGGAATCCCTGGCTTACGCGATGCTCCAGGGTAGCCAGGAGTTCCGGCACTTCCTGGCCGGACGAGGCACGCCGATACGAAATGACGATGAGTATCCCCTGTTGATCACCAGGCTGGGCAACATTCTGGACATAACTCTCAATCGCCCGGAAAAGCGCAATGCCTATTCGGCGGCGATGCGAGATGCCTTGTATGAGGCCCTGAGTTTTCTAGCGGCCGATTCCAGTCTGGAACGAGCCGAGGTGCGGGGTGAAGGAGGCTGCTTCTGCATCGGCGGAGACCTGGAGGAATTCGGCCTGTCCACGGATACTGCCCAGGCCCACCTGATTCGCATGTCCCGGCCGGTCGGACTGATGATTTCCCAATTGGCAGACCGGATTGAATTCCATGTACACCGGGCCTGCATCGGCTCGGGCATCGAACTACCTGCCTTTGCCAAACGGGTGACCGCCACGGCCGACACTTTTTTTCAACTGCCGGAAATCACCATGGGGCTGATTCCCGGTGCCGGCGGCACAGTCAGTATTTTGCGTCGTATCGGACGACAGCGTATGGCGCAGTGGGCGCTTTCCGCACGCCGGATCAAGGCGGCTACGGCGCTTGAATGGGGGCTGATCGACGCCGTCGTCTGA